The following coding sequences are from one Granulicella sp. L56 window:
- a CDS encoding helix-turn-helix domain-containing protein has protein sequence MKILVVKTHNISLGSVIASLRNKSHISQEELAARAGVHRTYISQLERDLKSPTVDTLKNIALALGIKTSRLIRLTEGNPDEL, from the coding sequence TTGAAGATTTTAGTTGTGAAAACTCACAATATATCTTTAGGCTCCGTCATTGCTTCGCTGCGGAACAAATCACATATCTCACAAGAAGAACTGGCAGCGCGAGCTGGGGTTCACCGCACTTACATCAGCCAGCTTGAACGCGACCTAAAATCGCCCACAGTCGATACACTCAAGAACATCGCGCTTGCTTTAGGTATAAAAACCAGCCGCTTGATTCGACTCACCGAGGGAAACCCCGATGAGTTATAG